The following proteins come from a genomic window of Natrinema saccharevitans:
- a CDS encoding methyl-accepting chemotaxis protein, giving the protein MTDPLGTGGTGDSSPIPGAIQSDRPVGFALAVAVVGLVVVAVAAVALGGPTAAVFGAGVAGVVVTSATAAGIAAASSARTAPGQRDRLRQGIADLTERVTRLEAGEYDDSFDGDREDEFAALESSLAGIREQLADRDRTDRSLDELERTVEAHAETTRAVAAGDLTRRFERPDTHESLDELADNSNAMLAEIEDTFGTLKSFSGEVVTYSRELTTSMEAVQAEGERTSEALTEVVADNREQNEQLRTVTAEMENFSTTVEEIAATASEVADTADRTARVGRQGSEAAGDAITGMAVIDTETERTLEEIEGLEAEAERIDELIESISEIAEQTNMLALNANIEATRSDGTGGEGFGAVADEIQTLSEEVYDSVRNVEERLEGLKERAMAAADEVRTSRDRIEDSVADVEDAATALEEVAGLAEETNDGVQEISAATQQQASTTQQVVVLVEDAAETSAATATTSARAARRASAQAEALSHVARSATVLTEQAGELNAQLVAYDTESGYDLPEPRTAADVDPEAVSTADTTPETIGSGGTASR; this is encoded by the coding sequence ATGACTGACCCCCTCGGGACGGGCGGGACGGGCGACTCGTCGCCGATCCCCGGGGCGATCCAATCGGATCGACCGGTCGGTTTCGCCCTCGCGGTCGCCGTGGTCGGACTGGTCGTCGTCGCCGTCGCGGCGGTCGCGCTCGGCGGCCCGACCGCGGCCGTCTTCGGGGCCGGCGTCGCCGGCGTCGTCGTGACGAGCGCCACCGCGGCCGGGATCGCCGCCGCCTCGAGCGCCCGAACCGCGCCGGGCCAGCGCGATCGACTGCGCCAGGGGATCGCCGACCTCACCGAGCGGGTGACGCGCCTCGAGGCCGGCGAGTACGACGACTCCTTCGACGGCGACCGCGAGGACGAGTTCGCGGCCCTCGAGTCATCGCTGGCCGGGATCCGGGAGCAGTTGGCCGACCGCGACCGGACGGACCGGTCGCTGGACGAACTCGAGCGGACGGTCGAGGCCCACGCGGAGACGACGCGGGCGGTCGCCGCGGGCGATCTCACCCGGCGGTTCGAGCGGCCGGACACCCACGAGTCGCTCGACGAACTGGCCGACAACTCCAACGCGATGCTCGCGGAGATCGAGGACACCTTCGGGACGCTGAAGTCCTTTTCCGGCGAGGTCGTCACTTACAGCCGCGAACTCACGACGAGCATGGAGGCGGTGCAGGCCGAGGGCGAACGCACGAGCGAGGCGCTGACCGAGGTCGTCGCGGACAACAGAGAACAGAACGAGCAGCTGCGGACCGTCACGGCCGAGATGGAGAACTTCTCGACGACGGTCGAGGAGATCGCCGCGACCGCCTCCGAGGTCGCCGACACCGCCGACCGGACCGCACGCGTCGGCCGGCAGGGGAGCGAGGCCGCGGGCGACGCGATCACCGGCATGGCCGTGATCGACACCGAGACCGAACGGACCCTCGAGGAGATCGAGGGCCTCGAGGCCGAGGCCGAGCGGATCGACGAGCTGATCGAGTCGATCAGCGAGATCGCCGAACAGACCAACATGCTGGCGCTGAACGCCAACATCGAGGCGACCCGGTCTGACGGGACCGGCGGCGAGGGCTTCGGCGCAGTCGCCGACGAGATCCAGACCCTCTCCGAGGAGGTCTACGACTCCGTCCGGAACGTGGAGGAACGCCTCGAGGGACTCAAGGAACGGGCGATGGCCGCCGCCGACGAGGTCCGGACCAGCCGCGACCGGATCGAGGACAGCGTCGCCGACGTCGAGGACGCCGCGACCGCACTCGAGGAGGTCGCCGGACTCGCCGAGGAGACCAACGACGGCGTCCAGGAGATCTCCGCGGCGACCCAGCAGCAGGCGTCGACGACCCAGCAGGTCGTCGTGCTGGTCGAGGACGCCGCCGAGACGAGCGCGGCGACGGCGACGACCTCCGCTCGAGCGGCCCGCCGGGCGTCGGCTCAGGCGGAGGCGCTCTCCCACGTCGCCCGGAGCGCGACCGTCCTGACCGAGCAGGCCGGCGAGCTGAACGCACAGCTCGTCGCCTACGATACCGAGAGCGGCTACGACCTGCCGGAGCCGCGGACCGCCGCCGACGTCGATCCGGAGGCCGTCTCGACGGCCGACACGACACCGGAGACGATCGGCAGTGGCGGCACCGCGTCCCGATAA
- a CDS encoding heme NO-binding domain-containing protein has product MHGIILQTLQSFVVDTYGEDAWLAIQDAADIEEKVYVPVTVYPDGDVYEIARTAGELTDQSPRTILTRYGRWVVPALLETYDLHIDDDWEGLELIANIQQFHTSLRTRDMTTLTTPRIRSERIDEDRVRITYDSDRKLCDVARGAIRGVADRFDEDLVAEERTCMHEGDDACVFDIRRRAPAEAGAAIVRSGEAND; this is encoded by the coding sequence ATGCACGGCATAATCCTGCAGACGCTCCAGTCGTTCGTCGTCGACACCTACGGCGAGGACGCCTGGCTGGCGATTCAGGACGCGGCCGACATCGAGGAGAAAGTCTACGTCCCGGTCACGGTCTATCCGGACGGCGACGTCTACGAGATCGCCCGCACCGCCGGCGAACTGACCGATCAGAGCCCGCGGACGATCCTCACCCGGTACGGGCGGTGGGTCGTCCCCGCGTTGCTCGAGACCTACGACCTCCACATCGACGACGACTGGGAGGGGCTCGAACTCATCGCGAACATCCAGCAGTTCCACACCTCACTGCGGACCCGGGACATGACGACGCTGACGACCCCGCGCATTCGGTCGGAGCGGATCGACGAGGACCGAGTCCGGATCACCTACGACTCGGACCGGAAACTCTGTGACGTGGCCCGCGGCGCGATCCGGGGCGTCGCCGACCGCTTCGACGAGGACCTCGTCGCCGAGGAACGGACCTGCATGCACGAGGGCGACGACGCCTGCGTCTTCGACATTCGGCGGCGAGCGCCCGCCGAAGCGGGTGCGGCCATCGTCCGCAGCGGGGAGGCGAATGACTGA